The DNA region TCCGCCTGGGTCTACAGCGTCTTCTTTTATAGAGAATTTATGCAAATGAGGTCCTCAAGCATCTCCAGATCTGATTTGATGATGTGTCGGTGACGCGCTCATGTAAATGCACTTGCATCTTATCACCTTTCTCATTGGTTGGCGGGGACTGAGATAATTTTGAACCAATCCCATCTCGCGTTTAACAATCCCACCCAGGACTATAACTGGCGTCCTGTTGCTTCCTCTCGcacatttctcctttttctcttcctgtgGCTCTTCTCCTGGTGTTACTGGTCAGCATGTCTGGACGCGGCAAGCAGGGCGGCAAGGCTCGTGCCAAGGCCAAGACGCGCTCCTCGCGGGCCGGGCTGCAGTTCCCCGTGGGCCGCGTGCACCGGCTGCTCCGCAAGGGCAACTATTCCGAGCGCGTCGGGGCGGGCGCGCCCGTGTACCTGGCGGCGGTGCTGGAGTACCTGACGGCCGAGATCCTGGAGCTGGCGGGCAACGCGGCGCGCGACAACAAGAAGACGCGCATCATCCCGCGCCACCTGCAGCTGGCCATCCGCAACGACGAGGAGCTCAACAAGCTGCTGGGCAAGGTGACCATCGCGCAGGGCGGCGTGCTGCCCAACATCCAGGCCGTGCTGCTGCCCAAGAAGACCGAGAGCCACCACAAGGCCAAGGGCAAGTAAGGACCCTGCGTTTTTTGGCAACAACGCAAATAACTAAACCAAAGGCTCTTTTCAGAGCCACCCACATTCTCACTGAAAGGGCTGGCATTTTCCCGACCTTAGCAGCTAATTGAAATCATGCTTGCAGCAGTTCCTAGCCACTTGAAAGTTACAATAAAAGCCAAGTCACCATAAGCGAAAGTGCTGTAGGTGCTCCATATTATAATTAAGGCGATCAATGCAACACGCTTCGGGGTTAAAAGTCAAAGGCTTCTTTCCCTTGCGTTCCCCAGTATGAAGGGGACGAGCTCCCCACTTTTCCTGAGTGAGAAGGTGAAGTCTTTCAGGCCAGGACACGTGTCTAAATCTCCATTTTGCTCACAGCCGCTTGGTAAGGTTTTAATTTACCTGCCACAAAGTGcttagttcattttttttaagccaTTGGTCACACTTTGTACACAAAGATGTTAGGAAAGATTCATGACACTATAATTTCTGGCGTTCCCTTGTACCGAAGGCAATTGCGATTGTGTGCCAGGACATCAGTTCGGACTGCCCGTGACATGCTAGGAATTGTTCTGTGGACATGACTGCTGTGTATTCCTCATATATAGGCTGCATATTCCAGTAAACTCACTGTCAGCCTCAATTATGAATAAAAGAAATGATAGAACAAAGGAGGGGTAGCTGGCCAATCACACGTGAGGGCGGGCTTTTTAAATTTCACTGGTGAAGgcattcttaacatttttttcatccCCTGGTCATTTGTCTCGTCAGAAAACAATGAATGAAGCCCTCTAAAGTCAGCACTGAATGAAACCTGGCTTTCATGCACTCATTTTGAAGTGGAGTATAAACTCAAcagacattttcattttatatcccCCTTTAGCGGTAAGCTGATCCCATTTCTCAAGGAAGCAAACAAGACCACTTCAGGCACAGCCGGGGGGCCTACGAACCAGACTGGCCTGTTGCTGCAAATAAAGCCAGAACCCCCACCAGTGCTCTGGGCCAGTGTCCTGGTCTCTGTAACTCACGGCTCAGCCTGTTGTGACCCCTGAACTGACACAGGCTCATTGCAAACTCATCGAAGTCATGTGCAGCCGCACACCCTCCTGTAGCGAGAACGGAACAGACTTGCAATCCTCGGGGTCCGAGTGCAGGGAAAGTGCAGGGAAATCAAACGAGAGGAGTTGTCATTGAGCCTCTCTGGCTTCGCTGTGGCGGCCTCAACAGCACCTGGAGGCCTGGTTTATGTCACAGAGGGAAACTGGTCTTTGTGCACTGAGCTTAGGACAGCTACCAACATGCAAAATCCAAAACCATACACCATGCCTCAAAAGCACAGTAAATGTTCTTATGGAGAATTAATTGTTAAGGGAACCATCGGGGAGAAAACCTAGTTCAAAAGGAGATTGTCAGGACTATACACAGGACAGTGAAGGACACCAGAGTAGTCACCCCACAGTAGCCTCTGGGACACAAAAGTGATTTTGAGCTGAAGCATCAGGTGCAGGATGAGTTCTCTCTTCCATCCCCTTTTCCTGCCTAAAGTCAGGACAGACATTGTGGAGACCACTGGGTCCTCAGTGACTGGTGACAGCCCACGGGCACAAGAGGAACCTGCAAACGAAGCTGACTCTTGCTTTCCTCACATATATTTCACCTCCCCAGTTTGCCATCCTTAGAAGCCTAAAGCTGCAtcctttctcctgttctttctgtaaaaaaaaaaaaaaaaaaaaaaaaaggactgtacTTTGTTGAAGATGCTTTATAAACAGGAGCTCtaaccgaaaccggtttggctcagtggatagagcgtcggcctgcggactgaaaagtcccgggttcgattcctgtcaagggcttgtacctgggttgcgggcacatccccagtaggagatgtgcaggaggcagctgatcaatgtttctaagtctctatctctctcccttcctctctgtaaaaagtcaatgaaatatatttttttaaaaaaaaactaaaacaggaTCTCTAAGCCACGTCTATGAATTAATCTTTACTGGGTCTCTCCCAGGTATAaacctgattttctttttataaatttttttctattgattaaggtattacatgtgttcttatccccccagTGAaacctgattttctttttttaaatatattttttattgatttcagagaggaaaggagagagagaaacatcaatgatgagagaaaatcattgataagctgcctcctgcatgacccctactgaggACCACACCCTCAACCCTGGCATGGGCCCCTGACTGCTGTGGAaagtggctacagtgtttgggcaggttcaagcctcagactaatgagagggcacagtcctctcattgccacgtgcaagtctcagcttggagggcagagccctcccagcacaattatagccaacagctatagttatgagcttgaacctatggttcgaacacgtggccccacgagtctgagtgatgtgggcttgatagagttcaggtgcatgtaaatgagtaggatcaaaacccacgagaatgttgtaaacatcttgacttTGCCTGGTGGAATCTGgctttaaaataaagacacgtCTTGTAGTCCGTGCCGCTGTCTCCATCCGGGAGccgcgtcccacccagacccagctcattctcttgtcttttctccatccttcatcACCCCCACTCGGGCTCAATGACCCTGGCTGagtggcatggcacataaggctacctggggctgagtatgccatggccgtggcGGCTCGCCACAGACCGGAAttaacctgggacttttcagtcctcaggcccaggctctatccaccgagccaacccagctagggtgAAACCTGACTttcttctctccatttcccttggTCTTTACCTAAATTCCAGAAACAATACATTTTTCATGGA from Myotis daubentonii chromosome 18, mMyoDau2.1, whole genome shotgun sequence includes:
- the LOC132220831 gene encoding histone H2A type 1-D isoform X2: MSGRGKQGGKARAKAKTRSSRAGLQFPVGRVHRLLRKGNYSERVGAGAPVYLAAVLEYLTAEILELAGNAARDNKKTRIIPRHLQLAIRNDEELNKLLGKVTIAQGGVLPNIQAVLLPKKTESHHKAKGKKQ
- the LOC132220831 gene encoding histone H2A type 1-H isoform X1 encodes the protein MSGRGKQGGKARAKAKTRSSRAGLQFPVGRVHRLLRKGNYSERVGAGAPVYLAAVLEYLTAEILELAGNAARDNKKTRIIPRHLQLAIRNDEELNKLLGKVTIAQGGVLPNIQAVLLPKKTESHHKAKGNGKLIPFLKEANKTTSGTAGGPTNQTGLLLQIKPEPPPVLWASVLVSVTHGSACCDP